A genomic window from Glycine max cultivar Williams 82 chromosome 17, Glycine_max_v4.0, whole genome shotgun sequence includes:
- the LOC100797191 gene encoding ACT domain-containing protein ACR1, with translation MEIIYEPHIHGEIESLIERIYPPRVCIDNDSSRECTVVKIDSANRHGILLEMAQVLTDLDLVISKSYISSDGGWLMDVFHVTDQDGNKLTDVGLVHYIQQALCESRSSNKEISSDIELTSCNEPPRVVNLAIELTTTDKHGMFSEISAVLLGLGFNVTSATAWTHNDRVACIIHLEDANKLGPINAERLAQVQAQLQNVVKARDGKNGEDDRVRLRLRSFGGGRNHTERRLHQMMYADGDYERLRACHGEKGCEGTNVSVGRYEVKGYWVVNVRSRDRPKLFFDTVCVLTDMQYEVFHAAVSSNGSMADQVLGFFTYLEIMNLNEAGCKALVNASASCIEDLGLKVDIRAENTTGLLSKVTRVIRENGLSITKVQIGVEGDEMAVGSFHVANSSGQELNPNIAELVRRQIGGSVVANNNSPYRVPKSLSTSKTMHETKSSRDVRPRFSTGSMLWSQIKCLSNNFRPIRSHML, from the exons ATGGAGATAATTTACGAGCCTCACATCCACGGGGAGATTGAATCGCTCATAGAAAGAATCTATCCACCCAG GGTTTGTATAGACAACGATTCCAGCAGAGAATGCACAGTGGTGAAG ATTGATAGCGCCAACAGGCATGGGATATTATTGGAGATGGCCCAGGTGTTGACAGATCTTGATCTCGTCATTTCCAAATCATACATTTCTTCCGACGGTGGATGGCTAATGGATG TGTTCCACGTGACGGACCAGGATGGAAACAAGCTTACGGACGTAGGGCTCGTTCATTACATTCAACAG GCACTGTGCGAGTCTAGAAGCAGCAACAAAGAAATTTCAAGTGACATAGAGCTAACAAGCTGCAACGAACCACCACGAGTGGTGAACTTAGCAATAGAGTTGACCACAACGGACAAGCATGGCATGTTCTCGGAGATATCAGCGGTTCTATTGGGCCTGGGCTTCAACGTCACCTCTGCCACGGCCTGGACCCACAATGACAGGGTGGCCTGCATAATCCACCTCGAGGACGCAAACAAACTCGGGCCCATTAATGCAGAACGTCTGGCCCAGGTCCAGGCCCAGCTCCAGAACGTAGTGAAGGCCCGTGATGGGAAGAACGGGGAAGACGATAGAGTGAGGTTGAGGCTGAGGAGCTTCGGCGGCGGGCGCAACCATACCGAGCGGCGGCTCCACCAGATGATGTACGCCGACGGGGACTACGAGAGGTTGCGTGCGTGCCACGGAGAGAAGGGGTGTGAGGGGACAAACGTGTCCGTGGGAAGATACGAAGTGAAGGGGTACTGGGTGGTAAACGTGAGGAGCAGGGATCGCCCTAAACTTTTCTTTGATACTGTGTGCGTGCTCACCGACATGCAGTACGAGGTGTTTCATGCGGCTGTTAGCTCCAATGGCTCCATGGCTGACCAGGTACTTGGATTTTTTACATA CTTGGAAATCATGAATTTGAATGAAGCTGGCTGCAAGGCTTTGGTAAATGCATCGGCTAGTTGCATAGAGGACCTG GGATTGAAGGTAGACATTCGCGCTGAAAACACAACGGGGCTACTATCAAAGGTAACACGTGTGATTCGTGAGAATGGACTATCCATAACCAAGGTTCAGATAGGAGTAGAGGGTGATGAGATGGCTGTAGGATCATTCCATGTTGCAAATTCTTCAGGTCAAGAATTGAACCCAAATATAGCAGAGTTGGTGAGAAGACAAATTGGTGGGTCTGTAGTTGCAAATAACAATTCGCCCTACAGGGTCCCTAAATCCTTATCAACCAGTAAAACCATGCATGAAACCAAGAGTAGCAGAGACGTTAGACCAAGGTTTTCTACTGGAAGCATGCTATGGTCTCAGATTAAGTGCCTTTCCAATAATTTCCGTCCCATTAGGTCTCATATGCTTTAA
- the LOC100811915 gene encoding uncharacterized protein: MEAYSGSYSSSSNSSYLTQNNREDSKGYHMKQQIYPLQNHSSSWLRSVRKTPAKPWKKHHVAPMPPTPVKVYKVDAINFREVVQQLTGAPKHKPQQLLQINIARAESSDAPLDVPPKQNQSSGDTCNKWYQEFLLGMNSPGTNNNNNDGAMTPGFLGMNLLSPNSYSNYFCFFPPLSPSGVTSLEPGKVL; this comes from the coding sequence ATGGAAGCCTATTCTGGTTCTTATTCCTCATCATCCAACTCTTCATACTTGACCCAAAACAACCGTGAGGACTCAAAAGGGTATCACATGAAACAACAAATTTACCCTCTTCAAAATCACAGTTCTTCGTGGCTCCGTTCCGTGAGAAAGACACCAGCAAAGCCGTGGAAGAAGCACCATGTGGCACCGATGCCACCAACACCAGTGAAAGTGTACAAAGTGGATGCTATAAACTTTCGTGAAGTTGTTCAGCAACTCACAGGTGCACCCAAGCACAAGCCTCAGCAGCTTCTCCAAATCAACATCGCACGTGCTGAATCTTCTGATGCTCCCCTTGATGTGCCACCAAAGCAAAACCAATCAAGTGGAGACACGTGCAATAAATGGTACCAGGAGTTTCTCTTGGGAATGAATTCTCCGGggactaataataataataatgatggaGCAATGACACCGGGTTTTCTAGGAATGAATTTGCTCTCACCAAATTCTTATAGTAATTATTTCTGTTTCTTTCCTCCTTTGAGCCCAAGTGGTGTCACAAGTTTGGAACCGGGGAAGGTTCTCTAG